The following nucleotide sequence is from Aggregicoccus sp. 17bor-14.
CGAGGGCTTCGGCGGCAGCCTCTGCGGAGGCGGCTCCGCGGCCAACCTCATGGGGCTCGCCCTGGCGCGCGAGGCGCGTGCGCCCGCGAACGAGGACGGCGTGCAGCCGGGCGGCGTGGTGTACGCCTCCAGCGAGGTGCACATGTCCATCCCCAAGGCCATGGCGCTGCTGGGACTGGGCCGCAAGGCGCTGCGCCTCCTGCCGGTGGACGCCGGGATGCGGCTGGTGCCCGGGGCGCTCGCGCGCGCGGTGGAGGAGGACCTGGCTGCGGGGCGCCGCCCCATCGCGGTGGTGGCCAGCGCGGGCACGGTGAACACGGGCGCGGTGGACCCGCTCGAGGCGGTGGCGGACGTGGCCGCGGCGCACGGGCTGTGGCTGCACGTGGACGGAGCCTACGGAGGGCTCGCCGCGCTCGCGCGTCCGGAGCTGTTCCGGGGCCTGCAGCGCGCGGACTCGCTCTCGCTGGATGCGCACAAGTGGCTGCACCAGCCGGTGGACTGCGGGCTCTTCCTCTTCAAGGACGCGGGCCGCGCGCGCGCTGCGTTCAGCCACACGGGCGACTACGCGGCGGTGCTGGGCGGCGCCGGGGACGTGGAGGGCTTCGCCTTCTTCGACGAGTCCCTGGAGCTGAGCCGGCGCTTTCGCGCGCTCAAGCTGTGGCTCTCCCTGCGCTACCACGGGCTCGCCGCCTTCCGCGACGCCATCGGGCGCGACCTTGCGCACGCGCAGGCCCTGGGCGAGGCCATCCGCCGCGAGCCGCGTCTGCAGCACGTGGGGCAGGGTCCCTTGAGCGCAGTGTGCTTCCAGTACGTGGGGCGCGTGCCGGAGGCGCAGCGCGACGCCTTCAACGCGTCGCTGCTGCCCCGCCTCAACGCGCGCGGACGCGTGTACCTCTCCAACGCCGTGCTGGGCGGGCGCTTCTGCCTGCGCGCCTGCTTCGTCAACCACCGCACCCGGCCCGCGGACGTGCAGAGCGTGGTGGACGAGGTGCTCGCCACCGGCGCGGCGCTCGAGTCCGGGAGCTCCGCGTGAGCGCGTCCGAGGCCTTCGCCACGGGGCGCTGCGTGACGGAGGGCCGATGACACGGAGGACGAGCCTCGGGGTTACCTGCCTCCTGGCGGTGGCCCTGGGCGCGCTGCCGGCGGCCGCGCGCGACGCCGGAGCTGCGGCGAGCATCGACGGGCCCTACGTGTTCCTGCAGGACGGCAAGCGCGAGCAGCTGCGCGTGCGCCGCAATGACCAGGGCGTGGTGGAGGCGACGCGCAGCGCGCTCGCGGGGGCCGAGGTCGAGGTGGAGGTCGACTCCGCCGGGGCGCACCGCTTCGAGGTCCCGCTGCGCAAGGCCCATCCCCGCGGGGCGACGCACTTCCCGATGCCGTCCCGCCTGCTCGTCGCCTCCGACCTGGAGGGACAGTTCGACGCCTTCACCTCGCTGATGCAGCACAACGGGGTGCTCGATGCGCGGCTGCACTGGCGCTTCGGCAGGGGCCACCTCGTGCTGGTGGGCGACCTGGTGGACCGTGGCCCCCACGTGCTGCCGCTGCTCTGGCTCGTCTACCGGATGGAGGCCGAGGCGCGCGCCGCAGGGGGCGCCGTGCACTACGTGCTCGGCAACCACGAGCAGATGCTGCTCACCGGCCAGACCCGCTACCAACACCCGAAGTACCTCGAGACGCTGCGCCTCACGGGGCAGGCGCCGCAGGCGCTGTGGGACGAGCACAGCGAGCTCGGCCGCTGGCTGCGCAGCAAGCCGGTGCTCCTCAGGGTCGGCGACTACCTGTTCATGCACGGGGGCCTCAGCCCCGAGGCGCTGGCGCTGCGGCCCACGCTGGACGAGGTCGACCGGCTCGCGGCAACGTCGCTGACCCGCGACCCGCGCGAGCTGACCGATGCCCGGGCGAAGGCGGTCATCCGGGGGCCGCTCGGGGTGCTCTGGTACCGGGGCCTCGCCATGGACATGCCCGGCATCCCGAGGGCCACCCCGGCGCAAGTGCAGCAGGTGCTGCAGCACTTCGGCGTCCGCCACCTGGTCATCGGCCACACGCTGGTGGAGCACGTCGGCTCCGACTACGGCGGCGCCGTCCTGCGCGTCGATGTCGGGCATGCCGCGGGCACGCGGGAGGCGCTGCTCATCGAGAGGGGGAAGGCGTTTCGAGTGGATGCGAGCGGCCAGCGCGGCGCGCTGGAGCAGGCGGTCAACGCCGACTGAAGCTCCGCGGACGCACAGCACTGGAGCGCCGTGCTCAGTCGTTGCGGCGCAGCGCCGCTCCGAGAGCCCAGCCCTTCGCCTCGTCGAAGCAGCTGTCCACGGAGAAGAGCAGCATGTCGTCTCCCTGGCGCAGGCCGATCCAGCACCGCTCACGCGCGGGCTCCGCGCCGACGAGGCTCATCACGAAGGCGTTGCGGTAGCGCTGCTTCCAGCGCCAGAGCGCGCCATCTGCCGTGCGGGCGGTGCCGTCACCCTGGAAGGTCACGGCCTCCCGCCCTTCGCCCCAGCTGCCCACGAGGTCCTGCGCGGAGACGGCGCGGCTGACCCTCGCGGGGTCGTCGATGCCTGTGTCCGGGGTCATCTCCCTGACGAACCGGACGACGATGGAGACGGCGAACGTCAGCGCACAGAGCGACGGCACGGCGAGGAGGGCCACCGCCACCCGGTGCCGCCTGCGGAAGCAGACGACCGCCGCCACGGCGTAGGCCACGCCCATCAGCGACAGGCCGAACAGGAGAAAGCCGGTGAGGACGACGCCGAAGGCGAAGGACATCGCCTCAGCGTAGCCAGCCTCACGGGGGGGCGCACGCCTCTCGCTGCACGAGCACACATTGCACCCCGCGCGCCGCTCGCGAAGGAGGGTCGTCCACTTCAGGCGCTTGGTTCCGGACCGCGGTGAGCACGGCTCCCGGTCGTCACGCTGGACGACGTGCCGTGGCCCGAGCGGATTCTCTGCACGCAGGACTGCGTGGAAGAGGGCGTCCTCTTCCCGGACATGGACCTTCGTACCAGTCTTCGGGGGCAGCGCAGCGCTGCATCCAGAGCTCTGCCGACGCAGCCTCGTGCGAGCGGCGAGCCGGTCCTCACCTCCTCAGCTGACTGCGTGCACGTCCGGACGCAACCTGGGGGCATGGCACTGACTCAGAGAGAGCAGCAAGAGGTCGAGGCTGCGAACGCATCGGGGCGGACGCCGGTGGTGTTCGTGCATGGGCTGTGGTTGCTCGCCGGAAGCTGGAAGCCCTGGCGCGAGCACTTCGAGAAGCAGGGGTATGCAACGCTGGCACCGGACTGGCCCGACGACCCACCGAGTGTGGAGGAGGCGCGCGCCCACCCGGAGGCCGTCGCAGGACAGTCGCTCGGCAGCGTCACCGCTCACTTCGAAGAAGTGATTGGCCAGCTCCGCCAGAAACCCATCGTGATCGGTCACTCCACCGGCGGCCTGATCACCCAGATCCTCGCGGGCCGCGGCCTGGCCGCCGGCGCGGCGGCGATCGATCCCGGGCCGTTCCGCGGCGTGCTGCCGCTGCCGTACTCCTCGTTGAAGGTGGCATCGATCGGCTTGCGCGATCCCCGGAACCGGCATCGCGGGGTGCCGCTGACGTACGAGCAGTTCCGCTACGGCTTCGCCAACGCCCTCCCCGAGGAGGAAGCGAAGGTCCTCTACGAGCGCGAAGCGGTCCCCGCCCCCGGAATGGCGCTGTTCCAGATGGCGTTCGCGAACCTGAACCCACGCACCGAGGCGCACGTCGACACCCGACGGAGCGACCGCGGCCCGCTGCTGGTGGTCTCGGGGGAGCGCGACCACACGGTCCCGTGGGCCATCGCCCATGCGTCGTACGGGCGCTACAAGCACAACCCGAATCCCACCCGCCTCGTGAAGATCCCCGGCCGAGGCCACTCGCTCACCATCGACCACGGCTGGCAGGAGGTCGCCGACACGGTGCTGCGCTTCCTCGACGAGAACGCCGTGCGGCACTGAAGAACGCCCGGGCGCCCTCGTCGTGCGCGAGCGGCGCGCCTCAGTGCACCGTGGGCTGCGGGGGCAGGCTGGAGCTGAACATGTCGCGGTGCATGCGCCACGTGCCGTCCGCCTCGCGGTGCCACACGACCAGGTACTTGCCCTCGTCCGTCACCTGCGCGCCGCCCGGGGGCGCGAGGGTGAGCCGGTAGCGCCCGGTCTCCACGGCGAGCGCGCCGCCGGCCTCCACGTCCAGCGTCTCCAGGCGCCCCGCCTTGAAGCCGGCCTGGATGAGGCCTGCCCAGAACGCCTCGATGTCTCGCGGGCCCTGGACGGGTCCCGCGTTGGCGGGCAGCACCTGGGCCTGGGCGGTGTAGAGCGCCGCCAGGGCGCCTGCGTCCCCGCGCGAGACCGCCTCCATGAAGCGCGCATTGTTCTGCGCGATCGCGGCGCGGGCATCGGTGGGCTGGGACGCGGTCATCGGCTCGGCAGTGGACATGGCATCCTCCTCGGCAGTGAGCCCGGGTGGGCCCGCTGCGGCCGCTAGCACCGTGTGCGGCACCTGCCCCTCACCCCTTGGTTCAGGTGCCCGCCCGCGCTCGCCCTCACGCAGGGCAAGGGGCGCGCGCAGCCCCGAACCCACGCCACACTGTTCACCGTCAGGGAAGACGCGGTTCACGGCTTGTGCCGCTCCCGGGCAGTATCTACCTCGCAGCGTCCACGTCCGTGGAGGGGAGCTGCTCGTGAATCGGTGCGGTCTGGGAGTGCTGGCGCTCGTCGCAGCGGTGCTGTCGGGGTGCGGGGGGGGGGGGGGGGGGGGCGGCAGCCCGGAAGGAGCGGACGGTCGTCAGACGCAGCGCCTCATCGTGAGCGGAAGCGGACAGACGGG
It contains:
- a CDS encoding DUF4440 domain-containing protein, which gives rise to MSTAEPMTASQPTDARAAIAQNNARFMEAVSRGDAGALAALYTAQAQVLPANAGPVQGPRDIEAFWAGLIQAGFKAGRLETLDVEAGGALAVETGRYRLTLAPPGGAQVTDEGKYLVVWHREADGTWRMHRDMFSSSLPPQPTVH
- a CDS encoding alpha/beta hydrolase; the encoded protein is MALTQREQQEVEAANASGRTPVVFVHGLWLLAGSWKPWREHFEKQGYATLAPDWPDDPPSVEEARAHPEAVAGQSLGSVTAHFEEVIGQLRQKPIVIGHSTGGLITQILAGRGLAAGAAAIDPGPFRGVLPLPYSSLKVASIGLRDPRNRHRGVPLTYEQFRYGFANALPEEEAKVLYEREAVPAPGMALFQMAFANLNPRTEAHVDTRRSDRGPLLVVSGERDHTVPWAIAHASYGRYKHNPNPTRLVKIPGRGHSLTIDHGWQEVADTVLRFLDENAVRH
- a CDS encoding pyridoxal-dependent decarboxylase, whose product is MTPSPLDLPEADFRRLSQRVSELASGWLQGLDARPITPAARGQETEALFDGALPEEGLGDAALDALLPLMDACRAYNARFLGYVFGAGSPMGALGDFLTSVLNQNTTAWRSAPAAVSLERALVRELARAVGCEGFGGSLCGGGSAANLMGLALAREARAPANEDGVQPGGVVYASSEVHMSIPKAMALLGLGRKALRLLPVDAGMRLVPGALARAVEEDLAAGRRPIAVVASAGTVNTGAVDPLEAVADVAAAHGLWLHVDGAYGGLAALARPELFRGLQRADSLSLDAHKWLHQPVDCGLFLFKDAGRARAAFSHTGDYAAVLGGAGDVEGFAFFDESLELSRRFRALKLWLSLRYHGLAAFRDAIGRDLAHAQALGEAIRREPRLQHVGQGPLSAVCFQYVGRVPEAQRDAFNASLLPRLNARGRVYLSNAVLGGRFCLRACFVNHRTRPADVQSVVDEVLATGAALESGSSA
- a CDS encoding metallophosphoesterase; protein product: MTRRTSLGVTCLLAVALGALPAAARDAGAAASIDGPYVFLQDGKREQLRVRRNDQGVVEATRSALAGAEVEVEVDSAGAHRFEVPLRKAHPRGATHFPMPSRLLVASDLEGQFDAFTSLMQHNGVLDARLHWRFGRGHLVLVGDLVDRGPHVLPLLWLVYRMEAEARAAGGAVHYVLGNHEQMLLTGQTRYQHPKYLETLRLTGQAPQALWDEHSELGRWLRSKPVLLRVGDYLFMHGGLSPEALALRPTLDEVDRLAATSLTRDPRELTDARAKAVIRGPLGVLWYRGLAMDMPGIPRATPAQVQQVLQHFGVRHLVIGHTLVEHVGSDYGGAVLRVDVGHAAGTREALLIERGKAFRVDASGQRGALEQAVNAD